Proteins encoded by one window of Panicum virgatum strain AP13 chromosome 7N, P.virgatum_v5, whole genome shotgun sequence:
- the LOC120680537 gene encoding probable L-type lectin-domain containing receptor kinase S.5 encodes MASPSRTGIRRRISLPASATLAVLILCSSTCSCLQFSYPTFHAANEADFSFSPGTGIANGALQITPGAGDMSHRSGRVCYARERLKLWNGGERTGTALTSFRTEFMLNILPRNGTGTGEGMAFILTNNPELPPGNSSGRWLGITSDQTDGSPANRIVAVEFDTRKSGNDDLDDNHVGLDVNSIRSVGAYPLSNLSIVLSSGSDVWVSIQYDGAALSIVAVQTYSFAYSWPGDLSQYLTEDIAVGFAASTGEFTELNQIKSWNFTTLGDAGSRRGRQARKLRLLLLAFLIPLATAGSFLAFCVWRRLTRPGRLAYRNLEKMIDAHGPVRFGLRELRNATANFSSDRKLGRGGFGTVYLGYLKRMGMEVAVKRVMTSGGSSRGEQEFVAEVNSISKLSHRNLVKLIGWCHDRGELLLVYEYFPMGSLDKLLYADGGAPELTWERRYGIICGVASALEYLHHGSSKRILHRDVKASNVMLDGGYGARLGDFGLARVVQRDGATHHSTRAVAGTRAYMAPESFFTGRASLATDAYAFGVFVLEVVSGRRPGSPVPHSCRDDHDDGRDVFVPTTSKEGRHDAHIVDWAWRLYGEGRASDAADAALDGAFDPAEGERAVRLALACCHPNPRERPSLRTAVQVLAGGVQAPEPPLVKPAFVWPPGGGQQQEIELARVGVLFTGARAQAQSSFCSMTSSSSISGR; translated from the coding sequence ATGGCATCCCCGTCCCGTACCGGCATCAGGCGGCGCATCTCTCTGCCTGCCTCTGCAACTCTTGCCGTCCTGATCCTGTGCAGCAGCACCTGCAGCTGCTTGCAGTTCAGTTACCCGACCTTCCACGCCGCCAACGAGGCCGATTTCAGCTTCAGCCCCGGCACAGGGATCGCGAACGGAGCCCTGCAGATCACGCCCGGCGCCGGGGACATGAGCCACCGGTCGGGGAGAGTCTGCTACGCGAGGGAGAGGCTCAAGCTGTGGAACGGTGGCGAGCGGACGGGGACGGCGCTGACGTCGTTCAGGACGGAGTTCATGCTCAACATCCTCCCCCGGAACGGGACCGGCACTGGAGAAGGTATGGCTTTCATCCTCACAAACAACCCGGAGCTGCCGCCGGGCAACAGCAGCGGGCGGTGGCTCGGCATCACCAGCGACCAGACGGACGGCTCGCCGGCGAACCGGATCGTGGCCGTGGAGTTCGACACGAGGAAGAGCGGAAACGACGACCTCGACGACAACCACGTCGGCCTCGACGTCAACAGCATCCGATCCGTCGGCGCGTACCCTCTCAGCAACCTCTCCATCGTGCTCTCCAGCGGCTCCGACGTGTGGGTCAGCATACAGTACGACGGCGCGGCGCTGAGCATAGTCGCGGTGCAGACGTACAGCTTCGCCTACTCCTGGCCCGGCGATCTGTCGCAGTATCTGACGGAGGACATCGCCGTGGGATTCGCGGCGTCCACCGGCGAGTTCACCGAGCTGAATCAGATCAAGTCTTGGAATTTCACCACGCTAGGCGACGCCGGCAGCAGACGGGGACGGCAGGCAAGGAAGCTGAGATTGCTTCTTCTCGCCTTCCTGATCCCGCTCGCCACTGCCGGATCGTTCCTGGCGTTCTGCGTGTGGAGACGGCTGACACGGCCGGGAAGGCTGGCCTACCGCAACCTCGAGAAGATGATCGACGCGCACGGCCCGGTCAGGTTCGGGTTGAGGGAGCTGAGGAATGCTACCGCCAACTTCAGCTCCGACCGCAAGCTCGGCAGAGGCGGCTTCGGCACCGTGTACCTCGGCTACCTGAAGAGGATGGGCATGGAGGTGGCCGTGAAGCGGGTGATGACGAGCGGTGGCTCCAGCAGAGGGGAGCAGGAGTTCGTCGCGGAGGTGAACTCCATCAGCAAGCTCTCGCACCGCAACCTCGTGAAGCTCATCGGGTGGTGCCACGATCGAGGCGAGCTGCTGCTCGTCTACGAGTACTTCCCCATGGGCAGCCTGGACAAGCTCCTGtacgccgacggcggcgcgccggagCTGACCTGGGAGCGGCGGTACGGGATCATCTGCGGCGTGGCGTCGGCGCTGGAGTACCTGCACCACGGGAGCAGCAAGCGGATCCTCCACCGGGACGTGAAGGCCAGCAACGTgatgctggacggcgggtacggCGCGCGGCTGGGCGACTTCGGGCTCGCCCGCGTCGTCCAACGCGACGGGGCCACGCACCACTCGAcgcgggcggtggcgggcaCCCGCGCCTACATGGCGCCCGAGAGCTTCTTCACGGGGCGCGCCAGCCTCGCCACGGACGCGTACGCGTTCGGGGTCTTCGTCCTGGAGGTGGTCAGCGGGAGGCGGCCGGGCAGTCCCGTGCCGCACTCGTGCCGCGACGACCACGACGACGGCCGCGACGTCTTCGTGCCGACCACCAGCAAGGAAGGGCGGCATGATGCGCACATCGTGGACTGGGCGTGGAGGCTTTACGGCGAGGGGAGGGCGTCGGACGCCGCCGACGCGGCGCTGGACGGCGCGTTCGACCCGGCGGAGGGGGAGCGCGCGGTGAGGCTGGCCCTGGCGTGCTGCCACCCGAACCCGAGGGAGCGGCCGTCCCTGCGGACGGCGGTGCAGGTGCTGGCCGGCGGGGTACAGGCGCCGGAGCCCCCGCTCGTGAAGCCCGCGTTCGTCTGGCCGCCGGGCGGCGGGCAGCAGCAGGAGATCGAGCTGGCGCGTGTCGGGGTGCTCTTCACGGGGGCACGTGCGCAAGCGCAATCCAGCTTCTGCTCCATGACCTCCAGCTCCTCCATCTCTGGAAGGTGA
- the LOC120683725 gene encoding RING-H2 finger protein ATL8-like has product MHRAARRLMWGASQPGTDVPSDHDVVIVLASLLCAMITVLGIGLVARCACGRGGASRPPAAANRGVKKSVLRKIPTVPYASSAGAACGGDEESGEAAAEEECAICLAEFEEGEAVRVLPPCGHGFHAACIDKWLRGHSTCPSCRRILSLRLPPGERCSRCGARPHAGDAGWKPTSYSGVPPFLP; this is encoded by the coding sequence ATGCACcgcgcggcgaggaggctgaTGTGGGGGGCCAGCCAGCCCGGGACGGACGTCCCCAGCGACCACGACGTGGTCATCGTGCTCGCCTCGCTGCTCTGCGCCATGATCACCGTCCTCGGCATCGGCCTCGTGGCGCGGTGCGCgtgcgggcgcggcggggccagcaggccgcccgccgccgccaacagGGGCGTCAAGAAGTCGGTGCTCCGCAAGATCCCCACCGTGCCGtacgcctcctccgccggcgcggcctgcggcggcgacgaggagtccggggaggcggcggcggaggaggagtgcGCCATCTGCCTGGCGGAGTTCGAGGAGGGCGAGGCCGTGCGCGTGCTGCCCCCCTGCGGCCACGGCTTCCACGCCGCCTGCATCGACAAGTGGCTGCGCGGGCACTCCACCTGCCCCTCCTGCCGCCGGATCCTGTCCCTCCGGCTGCCGCCCGGCGAGCGCTGCAGCCGCTGCGGCGCGCGGCCCCACGCCGGGGACGCCGGCTGGAAGCCGACCTCCTACAGCGGCGTGCCGCCGTTCCTGCCGTAG
- the LOC120682443 gene encoding probable protein S-acyltransferase 19 isoform X3: MDGALIYKSEAHTDTQDEAGKSGLRNSEDIPKHNSCLGRICFCCAVFTIEDCCKEDEINQQEDYGEEALFCTLCNAEVRKHSKHCRSCDKCVDGFDHHCRWLNNCVGRKNYITFLCLMAVSLAWLAVECGVGIAVFVRCFTDKTAIEDQIGEKLGYGLSRAPFATIVALGTALSMLASVPLGELFFFHMILIRKGITTYEYVVAMRAQSDPPGPSVHDDQQSLASSPMSSAPTAFSGSSFARHYKGAWCTPPRIFIDQDEIIPHLEPGRVPSTVDPDTTDPGERAKNHPKRPVRISAWKLAKLDSNEAMKAAAKARASSSVLKPINTRNQYEADSDNLSSRSSVISADTGHHRYPLSGGNSQYKPSYPPSRASADDIELYPRTPSSFQSNSRTATPLAEHHPSKHFNPIYQTSANRSPFSAKASVNEVPITETSNARRPYAPPQAERSSRSSVYWDQEAGRFVSAQANQGSSSRSGRPDLLYTGQSIFFGGPLITDPAARSFRDPGGSSQRSAGPRPHQLPVFVPSDPQKDQLSRLP; the protein is encoded by the exons ATGGACGGTGCTCTAATTTATAAATCAGAAG CACATACAGACACTCAAGATGAAGCTGGCAAGTCAGGATTGAGAAACAGTGAGGATATCCCTAAGCATAATTCGTGCTTAGGTAGGATTTGTTTTTGTTGTGCTGTTTTTACTATAGAGGATTGTTGCAAAGAGGATGAAATTAACCAACAAGAGGATTATGGTGAAGAGGCACTATTTTGCACCCTTTGCAACGCGGAG GTGCGAAAACATAGTAAGCACTGTCGAAGTTGTGATAAGTGTGTTGATGGCTTTGATCATCACTGCCGG TGGCTGAACAACTGTGTTGGAAGAAAAAACTATATCACATTCTTATGCCTTATGGCCGTGAGTCTTGCTTGG CTCGCCGTTGAGTGTGGAGTTGGTATTGCTGTTTTTGTTCGTTGCTTCACTGATAAGACAGCCATAGAAGATCAGATTGGAGAAAAGCTGGGGTATGGCCTTTCACGAGCACCCTTTGCAACCATTGTG GCCCTGGGTACAGCTCTTTCAATGCTTGCTTCAGTGCCACTTGGAGAGCTATTTTTCTTCCATATGATATTGATCCGGAAG GGCATCACAACTTATGAATATGTTGTGGCCATGAGGGCTCAGAGTGATCCACCTGGACCTTCTGTCCATGATGATCAGCAGAGCTTGGCATCTTCTCCAATGAGTTCTGCACCAACTGCTTTTAGTGGGAGCTCGTTTGCACGGCACTACAAAGGCGCATGGTGCACTCCCCCTCGTATTTTCATTGACCAG GATGAAATCATCCCACACCTGGAACCTGGACGAGTTCCTTCAACTGTTGATCCTGATACCACAGACCCTGGTGAAAGAGCCAAAAATCATCCTAAACGTCCAGTCCGCATCAGTGCGTGGAAGCTTGCAAAGTTGGACTCAAATGAGGCCATGAAAGCAGCAGCAAAAGCAAGAGCCTCTTCATCAGTGCTGAAACCGATCAATACCCGCAACCAGTATGAGGCAGACAGTGATAACctcagcagcagaagcagtgtCATAAGTGCTGATACTGGGCACCACAGATATCCTCTGTCTGGCGGTAATTCACAGTACAAGCCCTCTTATCCACCCAGCAGAGCAAGTGCAGATGACATCGAGCTGTATCCTCGGACACCGAGCAGCTTCCAGAGCAACTCACGTACTGCAACCCCGTTAGCCGAGCACCATCCCTCCAAGCATTTCAACCCAATCTATCAGACATCGGCAAACAGGTCTCCATTCTCAGCGAAAGCCAGTGTCAACGAAGTGCCTATCACCGAAACCAGCAACGCCAGGAGGCCCTACGCCCCACCACAAGCAGAAAGATCTTCACGGTCATCTGTTTACTGGGATCAGGAAGCAGGCAGGTTCGTGTCCGCTCAGGCAAACCAGGGATCCAGCTCTCGCTCAGGCCGTCCTGACCTTCTGTACACCGGGCAGTCTATATTCTTTGGCGGACCTCTGATTACAGATCCGGCAGCGAGAAGTTTCAGAGACCCCGGGGGTTCTAGCCAACGGTCTGCCGGGCCTCGGCCGCACCAGCTTCCGGTGTTTGTTCCCAGTGACCCCCAGAAAGATCAGCTCTCCAGGTTACCATGA
- the LOC120682443 gene encoding protein S-acyltransferase 21-like isoform X1 gives MARRHGWQLPAHTLQVVAITVYFLLCIAFYAFFSPFLGKDVYQYVAVGVYSFLALAVLILYVRCTAIDPADPGILISMDGALIYKSEAHTDTQDEAGKSGLRNSEDIPKHNSCLGRICFCCAVFTIEDCCKEDEINQQEDYGEEALFCTLCNAEVRKHSKHCRSCDKCVDGFDHHCRWLNNCVGRKNYITFLCLMAVSLAWLAVECGVGIAVFVRCFTDKTAIEDQIGEKLGYGLSRAPFATIVALGTALSMLASVPLGELFFFHMILIRKGITTYEYVVAMRAQSDPPGPSVHDDQQSLASSPMSSAPTAFSGSSFARHYKGAWCTPPRIFIDQDEIIPHLEPGRVPSTVDPDTTDPGERAKNHPKRPVRISAWKLAKLDSNEAMKAAAKARASSSVLKPINTRNQYEADSDNLSSRSSVISADTGHHRYPLSGGNSQYKPSYPPSRASADDIELYPRTPSSFQSNSRTATPLAEHHPSKHFNPIYQTSANRSPFSAKASVNEVPITETSNARRPYAPPQAERSSRSSVYWDQEAGRFVSAQANQGSSSRSGRPDLLYTGQSIFFGGPLITDPAARSFRDPGGSSQRSAGPRPHQLPVFVPSDPQKDQLSRLP, from the exons atggcgcgGCGCCACGGGTGGCAGCTCCCCGCCCACACCCTGCAG GTGGTGGCTATAACTGTGTACTTCTTGCTTTGTATAGCTTTCTATGCTTTCTTCTCTCCATTTCTTGGGAAGGACGTGTATCAGTATGTCGCTGTGGGTGTTTATAGTTTTCTG GCCTTAGCTGTGCTGATCCTATATGTTAGATGTACTGCGATTGATCCTGCTGACCCTGGCATCCTGATTTCTATGGACGGTGCTCTAATTTATAAATCAGAAG CACATACAGACACTCAAGATGAAGCTGGCAAGTCAGGATTGAGAAACAGTGAGGATATCCCTAAGCATAATTCGTGCTTAGGTAGGATTTGTTTTTGTTGTGCTGTTTTTACTATAGAGGATTGTTGCAAAGAGGATGAAATTAACCAACAAGAGGATTATGGTGAAGAGGCACTATTTTGCACCCTTTGCAACGCGGAG GTGCGAAAACATAGTAAGCACTGTCGAAGTTGTGATAAGTGTGTTGATGGCTTTGATCATCACTGCCGG TGGCTGAACAACTGTGTTGGAAGAAAAAACTATATCACATTCTTATGCCTTATGGCCGTGAGTCTTGCTTGG CTCGCCGTTGAGTGTGGAGTTGGTATTGCTGTTTTTGTTCGTTGCTTCACTGATAAGACAGCCATAGAAGATCAGATTGGAGAAAAGCTGGGGTATGGCCTTTCACGAGCACCCTTTGCAACCATTGTG GCCCTGGGTACAGCTCTTTCAATGCTTGCTTCAGTGCCACTTGGAGAGCTATTTTTCTTCCATATGATATTGATCCGGAAG GGCATCACAACTTATGAATATGTTGTGGCCATGAGGGCTCAGAGTGATCCACCTGGACCTTCTGTCCATGATGATCAGCAGAGCTTGGCATCTTCTCCAATGAGTTCTGCACCAACTGCTTTTAGTGGGAGCTCGTTTGCACGGCACTACAAAGGCGCATGGTGCACTCCCCCTCGTATTTTCATTGACCAG GATGAAATCATCCCACACCTGGAACCTGGACGAGTTCCTTCAACTGTTGATCCTGATACCACAGACCCTGGTGAAAGAGCCAAAAATCATCCTAAACGTCCAGTCCGCATCAGTGCGTGGAAGCTTGCAAAGTTGGACTCAAATGAGGCCATGAAAGCAGCAGCAAAAGCAAGAGCCTCTTCATCAGTGCTGAAACCGATCAATACCCGCAACCAGTATGAGGCAGACAGTGATAACctcagcagcagaagcagtgtCATAAGTGCTGATACTGGGCACCACAGATATCCTCTGTCTGGCGGTAATTCACAGTACAAGCCCTCTTATCCACCCAGCAGAGCAAGTGCAGATGACATCGAGCTGTATCCTCGGACACCGAGCAGCTTCCAGAGCAACTCACGTACTGCAACCCCGTTAGCCGAGCACCATCCCTCCAAGCATTTCAACCCAATCTATCAGACATCGGCAAACAGGTCTCCATTCTCAGCGAAAGCCAGTGTCAACGAAGTGCCTATCACCGAAACCAGCAACGCCAGGAGGCCCTACGCCCCACCACAAGCAGAAAGATCTTCACGGTCATCTGTTTACTGGGATCAGGAAGCAGGCAGGTTCGTGTCCGCTCAGGCAAACCAGGGATCCAGCTCTCGCTCAGGCCGTCCTGACCTTCTGTACACCGGGCAGTCTATATTCTTTGGCGGACCTCTGATTACAGATCCGGCAGCGAGAAGTTTCAGAGACCCCGGGGGTTCTAGCCAACGGTCTGCCGGGCCTCGGCCGCACCAGCTTCCGGTGTTTGTTCCCAGTGACCCCCAGAAAGATCAGCTCTCCAGGTTACCATGA
- the LOC120682443 gene encoding protein S-acyltransferase 21-like isoform X2 produces the protein MARRHGWQLPAHTLQVVAITVYFLLCIAFYAFFSPFLGKDVYQYVAVGVYSFLALAVLILYVRCTAIDPADPGILISMDGALIYKSEDTQDEAGKSGLRNSEDIPKHNSCLGRICFCCAVFTIEDCCKEDEINQQEDYGEEALFCTLCNAEVRKHSKHCRSCDKCVDGFDHHCRWLNNCVGRKNYITFLCLMAVSLAWLAVECGVGIAVFVRCFTDKTAIEDQIGEKLGYGLSRAPFATIVALGTALSMLASVPLGELFFFHMILIRKGITTYEYVVAMRAQSDPPGPSVHDDQQSLASSPMSSAPTAFSGSSFARHYKGAWCTPPRIFIDQDEIIPHLEPGRVPSTVDPDTTDPGERAKNHPKRPVRISAWKLAKLDSNEAMKAAAKARASSSVLKPINTRNQYEADSDNLSSRSSVISADTGHHRYPLSGGNSQYKPSYPPSRASADDIELYPRTPSSFQSNSRTATPLAEHHPSKHFNPIYQTSANRSPFSAKASVNEVPITETSNARRPYAPPQAERSSRSSVYWDQEAGRFVSAQANQGSSSRSGRPDLLYTGQSIFFGGPLITDPAARSFRDPGGSSQRSAGPRPHQLPVFVPSDPQKDQLSRLP, from the exons atggcgcgGCGCCACGGGTGGCAGCTCCCCGCCCACACCCTGCAG GTGGTGGCTATAACTGTGTACTTCTTGCTTTGTATAGCTTTCTATGCTTTCTTCTCTCCATTTCTTGGGAAGGACGTGTATCAGTATGTCGCTGTGGGTGTTTATAGTTTTCTG GCCTTAGCTGTGCTGATCCTATATGTTAGATGTACTGCGATTGATCCTGCTGACCCTGGCATCCTGATTTCTATGGACGGTGCTCTAATTTATAAATCAGAAG ACACTCAAGATGAAGCTGGCAAGTCAGGATTGAGAAACAGTGAGGATATCCCTAAGCATAATTCGTGCTTAGGTAGGATTTGTTTTTGTTGTGCTGTTTTTACTATAGAGGATTGTTGCAAAGAGGATGAAATTAACCAACAAGAGGATTATGGTGAAGAGGCACTATTTTGCACCCTTTGCAACGCGGAG GTGCGAAAACATAGTAAGCACTGTCGAAGTTGTGATAAGTGTGTTGATGGCTTTGATCATCACTGCCGG TGGCTGAACAACTGTGTTGGAAGAAAAAACTATATCACATTCTTATGCCTTATGGCCGTGAGTCTTGCTTGG CTCGCCGTTGAGTGTGGAGTTGGTATTGCTGTTTTTGTTCGTTGCTTCACTGATAAGACAGCCATAGAAGATCAGATTGGAGAAAAGCTGGGGTATGGCCTTTCACGAGCACCCTTTGCAACCATTGTG GCCCTGGGTACAGCTCTTTCAATGCTTGCTTCAGTGCCACTTGGAGAGCTATTTTTCTTCCATATGATATTGATCCGGAAG GGCATCACAACTTATGAATATGTTGTGGCCATGAGGGCTCAGAGTGATCCACCTGGACCTTCTGTCCATGATGATCAGCAGAGCTTGGCATCTTCTCCAATGAGTTCTGCACCAACTGCTTTTAGTGGGAGCTCGTTTGCACGGCACTACAAAGGCGCATGGTGCACTCCCCCTCGTATTTTCATTGACCAG GATGAAATCATCCCACACCTGGAACCTGGACGAGTTCCTTCAACTGTTGATCCTGATACCACAGACCCTGGTGAAAGAGCCAAAAATCATCCTAAACGTCCAGTCCGCATCAGTGCGTGGAAGCTTGCAAAGTTGGACTCAAATGAGGCCATGAAAGCAGCAGCAAAAGCAAGAGCCTCTTCATCAGTGCTGAAACCGATCAATACCCGCAACCAGTATGAGGCAGACAGTGATAACctcagcagcagaagcagtgtCATAAGTGCTGATACTGGGCACCACAGATATCCTCTGTCTGGCGGTAATTCACAGTACAAGCCCTCTTATCCACCCAGCAGAGCAAGTGCAGATGACATCGAGCTGTATCCTCGGACACCGAGCAGCTTCCAGAGCAACTCACGTACTGCAACCCCGTTAGCCGAGCACCATCCCTCCAAGCATTTCAACCCAATCTATCAGACATCGGCAAACAGGTCTCCATTCTCAGCGAAAGCCAGTGTCAACGAAGTGCCTATCACCGAAACCAGCAACGCCAGGAGGCCCTACGCCCCACCACAAGCAGAAAGATCTTCACGGTCATCTGTTTACTGGGATCAGGAAGCAGGCAGGTTCGTGTCCGCTCAGGCAAACCAGGGATCCAGCTCTCGCTCAGGCCGTCCTGACCTTCTGTACACCGGGCAGTCTATATTCTTTGGCGGACCTCTGATTACAGATCCGGCAGCGAGAAGTTTCAGAGACCCCGGGGGTTCTAGCCAACGGTCTGCCGGGCCTCGGCCGCACCAGCTTCCGGTGTTTGTTCCCAGTGACCCCCAGAAAGATCAGCTCTCCAGGTTACCATGA
- the LOC120682443 gene encoding probable protein S-acyltransferase 19 isoform X4, producing MDGALIYKSEDTQDEAGKSGLRNSEDIPKHNSCLGRICFCCAVFTIEDCCKEDEINQQEDYGEEALFCTLCNAEVRKHSKHCRSCDKCVDGFDHHCRWLNNCVGRKNYITFLCLMAVSLAWLAVECGVGIAVFVRCFTDKTAIEDQIGEKLGYGLSRAPFATIVALGTALSMLASVPLGELFFFHMILIRKGITTYEYVVAMRAQSDPPGPSVHDDQQSLASSPMSSAPTAFSGSSFARHYKGAWCTPPRIFIDQDEIIPHLEPGRVPSTVDPDTTDPGERAKNHPKRPVRISAWKLAKLDSNEAMKAAAKARASSSVLKPINTRNQYEADSDNLSSRSSVISADTGHHRYPLSGGNSQYKPSYPPSRASADDIELYPRTPSSFQSNSRTATPLAEHHPSKHFNPIYQTSANRSPFSAKASVNEVPITETSNARRPYAPPQAERSSRSSVYWDQEAGRFVSAQANQGSSSRSGRPDLLYTGQSIFFGGPLITDPAARSFRDPGGSSQRSAGPRPHQLPVFVPSDPQKDQLSRLP from the exons ATGGACGGTGCTCTAATTTATAAATCAGAAG ACACTCAAGATGAAGCTGGCAAGTCAGGATTGAGAAACAGTGAGGATATCCCTAAGCATAATTCGTGCTTAGGTAGGATTTGTTTTTGTTGTGCTGTTTTTACTATAGAGGATTGTTGCAAAGAGGATGAAATTAACCAACAAGAGGATTATGGTGAAGAGGCACTATTTTGCACCCTTTGCAACGCGGAG GTGCGAAAACATAGTAAGCACTGTCGAAGTTGTGATAAGTGTGTTGATGGCTTTGATCATCACTGCCGG TGGCTGAACAACTGTGTTGGAAGAAAAAACTATATCACATTCTTATGCCTTATGGCCGTGAGTCTTGCTTGG CTCGCCGTTGAGTGTGGAGTTGGTATTGCTGTTTTTGTTCGTTGCTTCACTGATAAGACAGCCATAGAAGATCAGATTGGAGAAAAGCTGGGGTATGGCCTTTCACGAGCACCCTTTGCAACCATTGTG GCCCTGGGTACAGCTCTTTCAATGCTTGCTTCAGTGCCACTTGGAGAGCTATTTTTCTTCCATATGATATTGATCCGGAAG GGCATCACAACTTATGAATATGTTGTGGCCATGAGGGCTCAGAGTGATCCACCTGGACCTTCTGTCCATGATGATCAGCAGAGCTTGGCATCTTCTCCAATGAGTTCTGCACCAACTGCTTTTAGTGGGAGCTCGTTTGCACGGCACTACAAAGGCGCATGGTGCACTCCCCCTCGTATTTTCATTGACCAG GATGAAATCATCCCACACCTGGAACCTGGACGAGTTCCTTCAACTGTTGATCCTGATACCACAGACCCTGGTGAAAGAGCCAAAAATCATCCTAAACGTCCAGTCCGCATCAGTGCGTGGAAGCTTGCAAAGTTGGACTCAAATGAGGCCATGAAAGCAGCAGCAAAAGCAAGAGCCTCTTCATCAGTGCTGAAACCGATCAATACCCGCAACCAGTATGAGGCAGACAGTGATAACctcagcagcagaagcagtgtCATAAGTGCTGATACTGGGCACCACAGATATCCTCTGTCTGGCGGTAATTCACAGTACAAGCCCTCTTATCCACCCAGCAGAGCAAGTGCAGATGACATCGAGCTGTATCCTCGGACACCGAGCAGCTTCCAGAGCAACTCACGTACTGCAACCCCGTTAGCCGAGCACCATCCCTCCAAGCATTTCAACCCAATCTATCAGACATCGGCAAACAGGTCTCCATTCTCAGCGAAAGCCAGTGTCAACGAAGTGCCTATCACCGAAACCAGCAACGCCAGGAGGCCCTACGCCCCACCACAAGCAGAAAGATCTTCACGGTCATCTGTTTACTGGGATCAGGAAGCAGGCAGGTTCGTGTCCGCTCAGGCAAACCAGGGATCCAGCTCTCGCTCAGGCCGTCCTGACCTTCTGTACACCGGGCAGTCTATATTCTTTGGCGGACCTCTGATTACAGATCCGGCAGCGAGAAGTTTCAGAGACCCCGGGGGTTCTAGCCAACGGTCTGCCGGGCCTCGGCCGCACCAGCTTCCGGTGTTTGTTCCCAGTGACCCCCAGAAAGATCAGCTCTCCAGGTTACCATGA